A genomic region of Cyprinus carpio isolate SPL01 chromosome B13, ASM1834038v1, whole genome shotgun sequence contains the following coding sequences:
- the abcb10 gene encoding ATP-binding cassette sub-family B member 10, mitochondrial, with the protein MYGTMLRMTRFTVGKLQQCNITCCRSDTFYHLSNRTSRTPWKRQVCKNGSCDVLVMPVYKGRSLSWLSCLRTGGLFLPKRVWTHSRHTVALYSTSTDSKQTAKSVSNQESKVKTSENSLRVPSEDVKKLLQLTYPQRWRLTAAVGFLVIASSVTMSAPYFLGKVIDTIYTSPPEDFTSSLTSLCIMLTGVFLCGGAANAARVYLMQISGEQIVRKLRETLFSSILKQEVGFFDKTRTGELINRLSADTAIVGNCLTDNLSDGLRSLAQAGAGVGMMLYVSPSLAAFVLMVVPPIACLAVIFGRFLRSISRRTQDALAEATQLAEERISNIRTVRAFGKELTEVQKYSEKIDYIFELAKKEAVLSAGFYGVTGLSGNIIMLSVLYKGGLLMASEAMTVGQLSSFLMYAFWVGISIAGFSSFYSVLMKGLGAGTRLWELMDRKPEFPLNEGLLLKPEQLKGELEFRNVCFAYPTRKDSPIFQDLSLSVPAGSVMAVVGSSGTGKSTLVSLLLRLYDPDSGVVSVDGHDIRDLNPYWLRSHIGTVSQEPVLFSCSIAENIAYGAADPSQVTIENIYRAAQIANAHDFIQEFPKGYDTVVGEKGVLLSGGQKQRVAIARALLKNPKILLLDEATSALDAENEFLVQEALERLMDGRTVLIIAHRLSTIQSADAVAVLDQHRVMEIGSHAKLLANDQGLFRKLMEKQAFLQAEQKHALFK; encoded by the exons ATGTATGGGACAATGTTGCGAATGACAAGGTTTACTGTAGGGAAGCTGCAGCAGTGTAACATTACCTGCTGTCGTTCAGATACATTTTATCATTTGTCAAATCGGACCTCAAGAACTCCGTGGAAGAGGCAAGTGTGCAAGAACGGATCGTGTGATGTCCTTGTGATGCCCGTCTATAAGGGAAGGAGCCTGTCCTGGCTCTCTTGTCTCAGAACTGGAGGCTTGTTTCTGCCAAAGAGAGTGTGGACACACTCCAGACACACGGTTGCTCTCTATAGCACATCCACGGACTCCAAACAAACCGCAAAGTCCGTGTCAAATCAGGAGAGTAAAGTCAAAACCTCAGAAAACTCGTTACGTGTTCCCTCAGAAGACGTCAAGAAGTTGCTGCAGCTGACGTATCCTCAGCGATGGAGACTGACAG CTGCCGTGGGTTTTTTGGTGATCGCCAGCTCTGTCACCATGTCTGCACCATATTTTCTGGGAAAAGTGATAGACACCATCTACACGAGTCCCCCAGAAGACTTCACCTCCTCCCTCACCTCTCTGTGTATCATGCTAACAGGGGTCTTCCTCTGCGGGGGAGCTGCAAACGCGGCTCGTGTCTACCTCATGCAAATCTCAG GGGAACAGATTGTGCGAAAGTTGCGCGAAACCCTTTTCTCCTCGATTCTGAAGCAGGAGGTGGGATTCTTTGATAAGACCCGGACCGGTGAGCTCATTAACCGCCTTTCAGCAGACACGGCCATCGTCGGGAACTGCCTCACTGACAACCTGTCTGATGGGCTGCGTTCCCTCGCCCAGGCAGGGGCCGGAGTTGGCATGATG tTATATGTGTCACCTAGTCTGGCAGCTTTTGTGCTGATGGTTGTTCCTCCTATTGCCTGTCTGGCTGTAATTTTCGGTAGATTCTTACGATCCATATCGAGACGCACACAGGATGCGCTGGCAGAGGCTACACAG TTAGCAGAAGAGAGGATCAGCAATATACGGACAGTTCGGGCTTTTGGAAAAGAGCTGACGGAGGTGCAGAAGTACTCGGAAAAGATTGATTATATTTTTGAACTGGCTAAGAAAGAGGCTGTGCTTTCTGCTGGATTCTATGGAGTG acAGGACTGAGTGGAAATATCATCATGCTGAGTGTGTTGTATAAGGGAGGTCTGTTGATGGCCAGTGAGGCCATGACTGTTGGGCAGCTCTCCTCTTTCCTGATGTATGCCTTCTGGGTGGGCATCAGCATTGCAG GTTTCAGCTCATTCTACTCCGTGTTGATGAAGGGGCTTGGTGCAGGGACTCGTCTATGGGAACTCATGGACCGAAAGCCTGAGTTTCCTCTCAATG aGGGGCTTTTGTTAAAACCAGAGCAGTTAAAAGGAGAACTGGAGTTTCGTAATGTGTGTTTTGCTTACCCAACAAGGAAGGATTCCCCCATCTTCCAGGATCTAAGTCTGTCTGTGCCGGCGGGGTCTGTAATGGCAGTAGTGGGATCCAGTGGTACAGGCAAATCCACACTGGTGTCACTGTTGCTCCGGCTCTATGATCCTGATTCAG GTGTAGTCAGTGTTGATGGCCATGATATACGAGACTTGAATCCTTACTGGCTGAGGAGTCACATCGGTACTGTAAGCCAG GAGCCAGTTCTTTTCTCCTGCTCTATTGCTGAGAACATCGCTTATGGGGCGGCAGACCCAAGTCAGGTCACAATAGAGAATATCTACAGGGCAGCGCAGATAGCCAACGCTCATGACTTTATCCAGGAGTTCCCTAAGGGCTATGATACAGTGGTAGGAGAGAAGGGGGTATTGCTGTCCG GTGGACAAAAACAAAGAGTTGCTATAGCACGAGCCCTGCTGAAG AATCCAAAGATACTGTTATTGGATGAAGCTACAAG TGCTCTGGATGCAGAGAATGAGTTCCTGGTACAGGAGGCATTAGAGCGGCTGATGGACGGCCGCACCGTGTTGATCATCGCTCACCGTCTCTCCACCATCCAGAGCGCAGACGCCGTGGCTGTGCTGGACCAGCACCGTGTGATGGAGATCGGCAGCCACGCCAAGCTCCTTGCCAATGACCAGGGGCTCTTCCGCAAGCTGATGGAGAAGCAAGCCTTCCTGCAGGCCGAGCAGAAACACGCTCTCTTCAAATAG